The following are from one region of the Silene latifolia isolate original U9 population chromosome 9, ASM4854445v1, whole genome shotgun sequence genome:
- the LOC141599751 gene encoding uncharacterized protein LOC141599751 gives MEDNHNDDDLWGNVLRPSSVKTFKSTLSGRSTPRGSPTLKRLSSGRTPRRDGRSSTAKFTWFRSNRLVYWLLLITLWTYGGFYIQSRWAHGENRGNGAGFGIDQQNVNVGSEGNVRRELISDEILIDVKKRNGTKFDSSLNLSMAEKSNNILPSPILPPRVGVSNKRMSRKERRGLRGKARERKKVTEKDVIRGAEAEEDQIRMTNSTFRLLVGPFGSTEDRILEWNREKRSGTCDRNELFARLVWSRNFVLVFHELSMTGAPLSMLELATELLSCGATVHAVILNRRGGLMAELTRRKIKIIDDKAELSFKAAMKADLVIAGSAVCAQWIEHYLAFYSAGSNQIAWWIMENREEYFERSKHMLNRVKMIAFLSEMQSKQWLNWSTENNIKLTTQTAVIPLSVNDELAFVAGISCSLNTPLANPERMLQKRQMLRDAVREEMGLTDNDMLVISLGSINAAKGQLLLVESANLVIEEIPSKTKIRLKPLLEGELNATSLAGKFHLRGSPQKLKNYLKLHRDNSNQEIPANALKILIGSVGSKSNKVMYVKEILDFLSKHPNLSNSVIWSPTTTHVTSLYSAADVYVTNSQGLGETFGRVTIEAMAFGLPVLGTDAGGTTEIVEQNITGRLHPLGRPGTKVLAENLRYLLKNPSIRQQMGVKGREKVERMYLKRHMYKLFFELLFKCMRIK, from the exons ATGGAGGACAACCATAATGATGATGATTTATGGGGGAATGTGCTTAGGCCATCATCGGTGAAGACGTTCAAGTCCACATTGTCAGGGAGATCGACTCCTAGAGGTTCTCCCACGTTAAAGAGGCTTTCTTCTGGTCGAACTCCTAGACGTGATGGGAGGTCTAGCACGGCTAAGTTTACGTGGTTTAGGAGTAATAGGTTGGTCTATTGGTTGCTTCTCATAACTCTATGGACTTATGGTGGGTTCTACATTCAGTCGAGGTGGGCTCATGGGGAGAACAGAGGAAATGGTGCTGGGTTTGGTATAGATCAACAGAATGTGAATGTTGGTTCTGAGGGGAATGTACGGCGAGAGTTGATTTCAGATGAGATTTTGATTGATGTCAAGAAAAGGAATGGAACCAAGTTTGATAGTAGCCTGAATTTGTCAATGGCTGAGAAGTCGAATAATATCTTACCTTCTCCGATACTACCTCCTCGAGTGGGAGTGTCCAACAAGAGGATGAGTAGGAAGGAACGACGTGGTTTACGAGGCAAAGCACGTGAGAGAAAAAAGGTCACGGAAAAGGATGTGATTAGAGGGGCAGAGGCCGAGGAAGATCAAATTCGAATGACTAATTCTACCTTTCGGTTGCTTGTGGGTCCCTTTGGGTCAACTGAAGATAGAATTTTAGAGTGGAATCGTGAGAAGAGATCTGGGACATGTGATAGGAATGAACTCTTTGCACGGCTAGTCTGGTCTAGGAACTTTGTCTTGGTCTTTCATGAATTGTCGATGACAGGCGCACCACTTTCAATGCTGGAGCTGGCTACAGAGCTTTTGAGTTGTGGGGCCACAGTCCATGCTGTTATACTTAATAGGAGGGGAGGGTTGATGGCGGAGCTTACAAGAAGAAAGATCAAGATCATTGATGACAAGGCTGAGCTCAGCTTTAAGGCCGCTATGAAGGCAGACCTTGTCATCGCAGGATCTGCAGTATGCGCACAATGGATAG AGCATTATCTTGCATTTTATAGTGCTGGTTCAAATCAAATTGCTTGGTGGATCATGGAGAACCGGGAAGAATATTTTGAACGCTCAAAGCACATGCTCAATCGAGTAAAAATGATTGCATTTCTTTCTGAAATGCAGTCAAAACAGTGGTTGAACTGGTCTACAGAAAATAACATCAAATTAACTACCCAAACTGCCGTGATTCCCTTATCTGTCAATGATGAACTGGCCTTTGTAGCGGGGATATCTTGTTCACTTAATACTCCTTTAGCAAATCCAGAGCGAATGTTACAGAAAAGGCAAATGCTAAGAGATGCAGTAAGGGAAGAAATGGGTTTGACTGATAATGATATGCTAGTGATATCTCTAGGTAGCATAAATGCTGCTAAGGGTCAACTTCTACTTGTTGAATCAGCGAATTTGGTAATTGAAGAGATCCCTTCTAAAACTAAAATCAGATTGAAGCCTTTGCTAGAGGGAGAGCTGAATGCCACCTCATTGGCAGGGAAGTTTCATTTAAGAGGTTCGCCTCAGAAGCTGAAGAATTACTTGAAATTGCACAGAGATAATTCCAACCAGGAAATACCTGCCAATGCTCTTAAGATCCTGATTGGTTCTGTTGGATCCAAGAGCAACAAGGTGATGTATGTCAAAGAAATTCTCGACTTTTTGTCGAAACATCCAAATTTGTCAAACTCCGTTATCTGGAGTCCAACCACAACACATGTTACTTCCCTGTATTCTGCGGCTGATGTTTACGTCACTAATTCCCAG GGTCTTGGCGAGACATTTGGAAGAGTCACAATCGAGGCTATGGCATTTGGTCTTCCT GTACTTGGAACTGACGCGGGTGGTACAACAGAGATTGTAGAGCAAAATATTACAGGTCGCCTGCATCCTCTAGGTCGTCCAGGTACCAAAGTGCTTGCTGAAAATCTCAGGTACTTGTTGAAAAACCCTTCTATTAGGCAGCAAATGGGAGTGAAAGGCAGGGAGAAAGTAGAAAGGATGTACTTGAAGAGACACATGTATAAGTTGTTCTTCGAGCTCCTTTTCAAGTGCATGCGAATTAAGTGA
- the LOC141599752 gene encoding F-box/kelch-repeat protein At1g80440-like, with amino-acid sequence MGHIIPGLIDDLGRECLIRTPYQDLPTASLVCKMWRDEITGPQFRRFRKAAGVTRPVIILAQAKTEDPKLTSGQGELKQSCLTTPTYQLILSDPTTRSWTRLPAIPGLPDGVGLPVFCGLVGSVTDILVIGGWDPVTLRASSDVYIYSFLTGRWRKGADMPGVRRSFFGCATSDDDRMVIVAGGHDEDKNALKSAMMYDVDKDEWTLLPDMARERDECKAIFHCGKFHVISGYSTDTQGCFERTAEVFDTSTWQWGPIIEDFAVVSANPNPSSYVASQDGNVYACVDEHSGDIAVRVGDSWKVIGTVPAEVRRSRWMVEYEENRVLVIGSSKEGKAHEGYVLDLKKNKWSKVDLPNQFSGHVQCGCVIEL; translated from the coding sequence ATGGGTCATATAATTCCGGGTTTAATCGACGATTTGGGTCGGGAGTGTTTGATAAGGACTCCTTATCAAGACCTCCCAACCGCTTCCTTAGTATGTAAGATGTGGCGAGATGAGATTACGGGTCCGCAGTTCCGCCGCTTTAGAAAAGCGGCGGGAGTCACCCGACCTGTCATCATATTAGCGCAGGCTAAAACAGAGGACCCCAAATTGACTTCGGGTCAAGGTGAGTTGAAGCAGAGCTGCTTAACCACGCCTACATACCAGCTCATCTTATCCGACCCGACTACTCGGAGTTGGACCCGATTACCCGCTATTCCTGGGCTGCCCGATGGTGTCGGGCTGCCCGTGTTTTGCGGGTTAGTTGGGTCCGTGACGGATATATTGGTTATAGGGGGGTGGGACCCGGTGACTTTGCGGGCGTCAAGTGATGTGTATATTTATAGCTTTTTAACGGGAAGATGGAGGAAAGGTGCGGATATGCCAGGTGTACGGCGATCCTTCTTCGGATGTGCCACGTCAGATGATGATCGGATGGTTATCGTCGCAGGTGGCCATGACGAGGACAAAAACGCCCTGAAATCAGCGATGATGTATGACGTGGATAAGGACGAATGGACCCTACTTCCTGACATGGCCAGGGAACGTGACGAGTGTAAGGCGATCTTCCACTGTGGAAAGTTTCATGTCATCAGTGGTTACTCCACTGATACACAAGGCTGTTTCGAACGGACTGCCGAAGTGTTCGACACATCAACGTGGCAGTGGGGTCCCATAATCGAAGACTTTGCAGTTGTCAGCGCAAACCCAAACCCAAGCTCTTACGTAGCTTCCCAAGATGGGAACGTCTACGCTTGTGTTGACGAGCATAGCGGTGACATAGCTGTCCGTGTAGGCGACTCTTGGAAGGTGATCGGGACAGTGCCAGCTGAGGTGCGCAGGTCGCGGTGGATGGTTGAGTATGAAGAGAATAGAGTTTTGGTGATTGGATCGTCGAAAGAAGGGAAGGCACATGAAGGTTATGTGTTGGATTTGAAGAAGAATAAATGGAGCAAAGTTGATTTGCCAAATCAATTTAGTGGACATGTTCAATGTGGTTGTGTTATAGAGCTTTAA